In Brachionichthys hirsutus isolate HB-005 chromosome 20, CSIRO-AGI_Bhir_v1, whole genome shotgun sequence, the genomic stretch GAAGCAGATACACAGTCAGAGTCTACATTCTTCTGGACTCTAGAATCCAGAGATCCAGAGTCAGCTAACAGAACTTCACCCAAACAGCAaccttctaaaaaaaataaaacttcattAATCAATTAAAACAGACATTTCTGCCAAAAAATAATCTCATTGAAAAACAATTAAATTGACCAATACATATTCAGCGGCGACATAATACGAGTTATTCTGACGAGCCTGTTTCAGAAGGAAACATTCAACTCTCTCAAAGCACCCCCCTGtgctcctctcttcctctcctttcctccctttctcttttcatcatcgtATCTCAGTGCAACACTCGCAGACTCCGACACAAGTGTTGATGTTGCAGTGACAACCCTTTTgatccttccctctctctctctctctctccttcacatTTCCCTCATCCATTTGTTGtttctctctccacctttttcttttatcaccCTTTATTCTCTTTCTCCATATCTGTTGCTCCAGTTCTGCTTTACTTTCTtccttgttaccctcgccgaagaggaggcgagggtattgcaattgggtccgtttgtctgtttgtctgtctgtttgtctgtccgagcgcataactcaaaaactagtaacccaatcgacttgaaatttttacacaagcaaggttctgtccgtggctcggtcctccccgagaatggcgttgatccggatctggatccagattctagaattatttttacatctggaattgtgcctgtgctgtaaactgtcactttaagagggagggacacgaatggcatgatgggaaaaagagtccagaaggagtcttgtagtacgttccggagcagcaagctagagcaggtttggcccctctgatccggaagccctgtttactgactcacgagatccaatagtcttttggaggcggggtctgcagtctctgattgtctttctagttttcatTGCTATAGTTCATGACTTTGTGTTTGATTGTCGTCTCCCTTCACTCTGTGTGTTTGGTTCGTGAAGGCAGCGACTCCCGCAGCTCTCAGCTGTTCGAGCCAGCAGCACATGACTCATGtctcagctgcagctgtctggCGCAGCAGTGTGCCATTGAGTGTGAGAGCGCTCTGGTGATAACAGTAATTGCTTTCCAAGTACTACAGTCAAGTGGTTGAAGTAGTACAAGTTGCTCTGTGGTGTCCCGATCATTTCAACCACTTCTCTGAATTGATGAGAAGATTAGCATAATAATTCAACATTGAGAAAACATGCTCACATCATTTATATTATTGATTATGATTATTACTTTCAAACTTTGGCCGTGAATCCTTAACCCTCCAACTGACGGATGTAGATGCAGCGTGGCAAGAAAGTATTCGGCAGCCGCCAATTGTGCCAGTTATCCCACTTTCAAAGATGACAGGCCTGTAATTTTCATCATTCTACCTCTCACTTCAACTGTGAGAGGCAGAATGTGAAAAAGAATCCAGGAAATCAAATTGTATGATTTTTAAACAACtttatttgtagatttttgcataaaataagtataaaataataaaagaagcACCTATAAACAAGAAATGAATTCTTGCCCCCACAGACTTGCTACTTCTTTAGAAGCTCTTCCTATCCTCcatgtgtttcctgtttgaactcgttatcTGTATAAAAGACACCTGTCCACACCTTCAAACAGTCAGACTCCAATCTCTACCATGGCCAAGACCAGAGAGCTGTCCAAGGGGACACCAGGGACACTCTTGTAGATCTGCACAAGGCTGGGATGAGCCAATCTACAATAGGCAGGCAGCTTGGGGCTGCATGCAAGATCTCACCTGGTGGGGTACAAATGATTCAGCCCAGAACTACATGAACCGGTCAatgagctggagagagctgggCCCACAGTCACAAAGGCTACTATTAGTAACGGATTAAAATCCTACAAAGCCCCGAAGGTCCCCCTGCTTAAGGCAGCACATGTCCAGGCCTGTCTAAAGTTTGCCAGGGACCATCTGGATGATCCGGAGGAGGGTTGGGAGAATGTCATGTGGTCAGATGAGACCAAAATAGAGTTGAAGGTCTGTGTTGTCCAGCGACAACCACCAAAACATCACAGCTCTAGAGAAGAGTGGGTCAAAGCACCAGCTCCAGTGTCCAAACCGGGTCAGGACACGTTTGACCTCTGTCAGTAACACCCGAGGCTACGCTACAAAGTATTGAGTTGAACTTTCTTTATtgaccaaatatttattttctacaacattatacaaataaatagtttttataAAGTCATACGAGTTTCTggttatttttttcacattcttTCTCTCACAGTTGAAGTGTACCTATAATGAAAATGACAAACCTCGTCTTTTTAAGTGGGATAAATTATGGCTACCAAATACCTTTAGCCCCGCTGTATGCTGCGGCTTTTCCTCAGTATGATCTTTCTGGAATATAACTTTGAAAATAATTGCTAgacatgataaataaatataaacaaataaataaaagctttgaTTTATGTACAGAACTAAAACCTCTAGAATTGGAAAGAGAAAACATACCTTAGATGCGAAGTTTATGTTAATGGAGTGACATCGCTAAATAGTAACTTAAGAATCTACAGAAAATGGAAGGACGGATGGGTTTCAGAGTCTGAAAGAGATCAAGAAGTCTCCATTTTCTGATCCTGTGGGTTTTTATACACATCTGAATAATCAGCCCGTTTCTCATGGCAGCGGCTCGTCGAGATGCAAACGCAGGGAATGTCACTAATTCCGCTGTGGGTGTGTCGAGTCTGCAGCATGGCTCAGCTGCAGCTGTTAGCAAAGTCAGACTGTGTTACATCCTGACACAGctgacagcaaacacacacacacttagtatcccgagtgtgtgtgcagtggcGAGTCGCTAGGGCTGAATGGACTCGGTAGATGTCCTATAAGCATCAACGTTACTTTACTGGCTGCATCAGCGGCGTTGAACCCTCCATCTTTGTTACTCTGCTGCTGAGTGTCGGTggcaacatgcacacacacacacacacacacacacacacacacacacacacaccgctttAACGCTGGCCTGAAcggggcgaggaagaggaaatgattGATGAATACCTTCTCAATGTAAGCGTGGGTCGTATCATTAGTACGTTTAGAAACGGTTTGAAATTGTTCTTAAAAACCGGTTCAATGAGTTGTTAAAGAGAAAACAAGCCCACAAACACGTCATCTGCTCCAAGAGATGGAAAACACTCACGACTGGTCTCTGCGGTGTGTGAAGCGCCGCTGCGGACCGCTCTGTCGTCGCCGTGGTGACAAGGACTTCCCCCTTCTGCGCTCCTTGATTGGCGACTGAGCGCTGGATGATTTCAGGATCTgacaaagaaaatcaatagaGCATTTCTGATTAAATAGACGATTTAATGATCTTCAGATCAATTATTTAGTCAACAAATGATGATGTGATAAAataccaatcaatcaatcgttTCAGCTGCAGGCCAGAGTGCAACGTCGTGTCCAATGGAATGACAGGACAACCCAGCAGGGCACCAGACTCTGTCTGGTTTAATATTATATTTCTCCCACTCATGAAAGCGTAAGGCTACAAATGAGGCATTGTGTCAAACAGCAATCTGAAGCCATCGTTAAGAAGGATAAACAGCAGGATGATGGAaaaagcaaaagaggaagaggctcGTTTTCCACAGCTGGTCACAGTTGTCATGTGGTTTTAATagataaatgtgtgtgtctgtgtgtacacaTTTTCTGTCATCATAGGGTCAACATTCCTTTCGACATCATGGCATTTTATCTCTCTTCCTTGGTGACGCATCACTGTCCAAAACATTCAGTCTTCACCAACTAGCGGACGCTATCGGCATAAACGCGAGGTCAGAAGAGATGAAGACAAATAACCTGCCAAGGTGTAAAACTCAActgggtacccccccccccccccacacacacacacatgtgtgtaccagtacccaacacacacataaaaaaacaacaacatgaaggtTCTTAAAACGTTTCACCTCTGAGTATTTCTGTGTCTCCCTCTATTCCTCATACAcatttctcctttttccatcaTGACCTAAATCTTTCCTCACAAATTATATTCCATGTTCAGGCCAATCTCTGGTCCCTTGGAAAAACATGTCAGAATGGCATTTCCTATGTTCAGCTTGAAAATGAAAAGTAGGATTTTGATCTGGACAGAAGCAGCGGCTAGAATAGATCGGCACCGATGGCATAAAAGTATATTAAAGGTGCAAGCGGCGTCAGACGGCCCTCGTGGGCCGAGCCGCCCCTTTTTGGACCGGCATGCGTGTCAGAATGCATGAGGCacatttgggacgtttccatggcaTGTAGGGAGTTTTCTACCAAATGTGATTACCggtcatttctggcaaactaaaTCCTTGACTACAAATACACTTTTGTTCTGCCGGGGCTCGCGCAGAGTGCTACACACTtatcttctttgttttctgctccaacaggagtataagtatctaaactgtGTACCAGTGCCTCAGAGCTGAAGAAGACtcctggatgaaggtgaaatgtcttcGATCTAACTTGAACAGTTTTCTCATTGTGATCTACAATGCCTGAGAACCGTGTCGAACTCGTCCTGTTCAGCTTTTACCATCCTGGTTCTTTTATTTAGTGGGTTGCTGTCGTACATTTTCCATCGGCTGCTGTTGTCCTGCAGCCATCAGAAGCccagaaataaatgttattattgaTCCGGGAAGTTATTTAACTTTTAATTTACTCATTATATAAAAACAGCTAAAGATAGAAaaagttttaaattattttcttttttaatttaatggaGATGAATCCTCAGTGTGTGCATTAGAGCGAATGTCTGGTTACCACGGAGACGGCGTGTTTATGCCTGAACTGAAAACAACCAATGTTTCAAGTGATTTTCATCGAGCGTGAGCAGCGACCTGCATAAATCAGCGCCGACACAGAACCCCAAGGGGTTAACGGGAGTCAGCCGCGTGTACCTTCATCCTCATATCCCGGCCATGTTTCTCCAGCTCCTTCCTCACATCCTGGGCTCCCAACCGGGCAGTATTCAGTACCAAATGCTTCCATTCAATTGGTTGGAAGACATGAGGGTCGTGGGGCACATACAGGCCGATCTTCACCTGGAAAACACAGGCGAGTACAAACGAAACACGCCGTCAGATCGTCTGAAGGCATCTCCGCCCTCAGCTTGCTCCCATTTCCTACCTTCTTTAGAGTGTGCTGGTATCTCTTATAGGAGCTCTCAAACTCTGCCACCAGTTCTCCAAGCGTGCGGTGGGTCAGCGGTTTGTCCATCAGGTCCTGGCGGCGGCTCATGCCCAGTGATCCATAGCGACCTTCGCAGTAAACACCCAGAACAACATGGTGGAAGTAGTGGCCAGAGAAATGGGTCTTAAAGCTGATGGGGAAACGCTCGAGAGACGTCAGGCCGTTGGTCAGGTAGCTGGACGACACGAGGGAATTATGGAAAACCGGCATGGGTGGATTTCTTGGCCCCGTTTATAATGTATGACATTAAATAAACTAATCTCTGACGGCAATGTTCAAATTAGGGCTGCACGATACGGCCGAAAACCAATGTATCGATATTTTTAGGCTTTATACACGATATATATCTTGATATTCTGATCTCTCCTCTAAATCActatacatttattatttaacccTTCGATGCATAAAATGGCACGAGTCTAACGATTGAAGCAGACCCTTCAATTGGAAATTTGGAATGGATATTTGCATGCAGTCATGTTAAGTTCAGTAAACCTTTTATTTCAAACCGGCTGCTGCACTCACCAGCTTTAAAAGAAACGGAAAGAAATAAAGGCATGGTCGTCGTTTGCTTTGGGGCATCCTCTCATGTCTTTGACATTTtgtgtggagcaggaggagacgtggacaagttcaaataaaaacaggtaAATGATGACTTTGTGGTCGTCGACTGTCATTTGCCGACTTGGTCGTAAATCggccatgttaaattaccgtaagaaTATTATGCTGCGTGATGATACGATAAATATCGGCGAAGAGAGAGACCATTTCCTCTCgatagacatcgtgggtgagaccgcagataCCGATTCGCTCGCTCGTGTGTCATAAACAAACGTCGTAAACAGTTCAAACGGCAGATCTGTCAGGAGACGGAACAATTGAAGCTCCAGCAGAAACGACATtctgcagctttaaaaaaaatggaagcagATGTGAAAATGCATGTGCGAATTTTTGGAGGCGGCTTGTTGCCCGGCAACGTGGTTCAGTAAGAGCTGGAAAAGGTGGTCAGGGTGTGGAGTTAGGACAGAGTAACCTTTTGACCCAGTGTTTTGCATACAAGCATGAAAGGATACGTTCCCAAGATGACGGCTTCAAGACATTTGATTGGCAAGGACTCCCTGATCATCTCTCGTGCTGTCTCCATCAGCCTgcagaaggaagaggaggggcaggagaaaacatgaatgaagacatggaagaggaggatgaagagggaagGGAAGAGAGCAAAAGGAAGgcgaaagaggaggagagagaaataaataagtGCAGAGGTTTCCATCTTTGAACTGTAACAACTGAAGACGAGAGCTGTGAACACGATCAATCACGAACGTGAAGGTTCTCTGAATCAGACGAGGAAAGCATTTATTCATCAGAAGAGATGAGGAGCTGATTGTCCAAAGATAAACCAGTGCCACCAGGAAGACACTGCAAATGAAGCCGATTCTACACAGAGGTTAAAGGTCATCTCCACCACAGCATGTTGCTCTTTAAAGGTCACAAGTTctacacaagttaacgcagttcccagacaaaatagcaaacagatgctgcaggacagcgtccctcatttctgtctcaaaca encodes the following:
- the vash2 gene encoding tubulinyl-Tyr carboxypeptidase 2 — its product is MTRPNPPSRSCTSPAKLSRYSRSKSTSSHCLLRCSTREDSSASPPINSSRSPGEEEEKDGGVLFYVNRTGFPIDGVTWGRMWSHVAAVHPEGQAMVDRIQNTAYLPKHTVPSVPTFKPSTPVPEWLEAIQNYMKALQYNHTGTQFFEVKKSRPLSGLMETAREMIRESLPIKCLEAVILGTYLTNGLTSLERFPISFKTHFSGHYFHHVVLGVYCEGRYGSLGMSRRQDLMDKPLTHRTLGELVAEFESSYKRYQHTLKKVKIGLYVPHDPHVFQPIEWKHLVLNTARLGAQDVRKELEKHGRDMRMKILKSSSAQSPIKERRRGKSLSPRRRQSGPQRRFTHRRDQSPASVERKPPELSTLSDGYQIRI